Proteins encoded in a region of the Desulfolucanica intricata genome:
- a CDS encoding YvrJ family protein: MEEVVKLAANYGFPMVVAGYLLVRLEPVIRDLQKSISLLTVVVARQGGVDYEDARMLVEGGKF; encoded by the coding sequence GTGGAAGAAGTAGTCAAACTGGCAGCCAATTATGGCTTTCCGATGGTGGTGGCGGGATACCTTCTGGTTCGCCTGGAGCCGGTAATCAGGGACCTTCAGAAGTCTATCTCTCTGCTAACCGTAGTGGTAGCCCGGCAGGGTGGAGTTGACTACGAGGATGCCCGAATGCTTGTAGAAGGTGGTAAATTTTGA
- a CDS encoding DUF1659 domain-containing protein has translation MAVTKVPSGSALRMRLQTGVDGEGNPVYRTKSLNNVKADALDQDIYDVSQAVSGLQEYTLVSVERVDNAELVDEGV, from the coding sequence ATGGCAGTAACCAAAGTACCTAGCGGTTCGGCTTTAAGAATGAGGCTGCAAACCGGAGTGGACGGTGAGGGAAACCCGGTATATCGTACTAAGAGTTTAAACAATGTCAAGGCTGATGCTTTGGATCAGGACATCTACGATGTATCTCAGGCTGTTTCCGGCCTGCAGGAATATACCTTGGTGTCCGTAGAGCGTGTGGATAATGCCGAGTTAGTAGATGAGGGTGTATAA
- a CDS encoding N-acetylmuramoyl-L-alanine amidase: MNWEYLILHHTGAEEKDTDQIRRYHLGLGWQDIGYHFVIEREGSVISGRSLTLPGAHCLAGGMNRRGIGIAVIGDLTKHPPLPEQTEALVELLARLVKEYNIPLEHILGHREVPGAETLCPGKYFPLAEMRGRLSGTTRQDADVNYSELWRVQVGAFSTRERADAYAQKLQGQGIDAYVVRAK; the protein is encoded by the coding sequence TTGAATTGGGAATACCTGATTCTGCATCATACCGGTGCGGAAGAGAAGGATACTGACCAAATCAGGCGCTACCACCTGGGCTTGGGCTGGCAGGATATAGGTTATCACTTTGTCATAGAAAGAGAAGGTTCGGTTATCTCCGGAAGGTCGCTGACACTTCCCGGCGCTCACTGCCTAGCGGGCGGGATGAACCGCCGGGGAATTGGCATAGCAGTCATCGGTGATCTAACCAAACATCCGCCCCTCCCCGAACAGACAGAGGCACTGGTTGAATTATTGGCCCGGCTGGTGAAGGAGTATAATATACCATTAGAACATATCCTGGGACACCGGGAAGTACCGGGTGCAGAAACTTTATGCCCGGGCAAATATTTCCCTCTGGCGGAGATGCGGGGCCGCTTATCCGGAACAACAAGGCAAGACGCTGATGTTAATTACAGTGAACTTTGGCGGGTGCAGGTAGGGGCTTTTTCTACACGGGAGCGGGCCGATGCTTATGCTCAAAAGCTGCAGGGGCAGGGAATAGATGCATATGTAGTTAGAGCCAAATAA
- a CDS encoding DUF2922 domain-containing protein: MAVTQTLRMVFLNQAGSRVTVSVENPRDDIAQAEVQAAMDTIIAKNILTTSGGDLVSVDSARIVDVTTTDIISNA; encoded by the coding sequence ATGGCAGTAACCCAAACTTTAAGGATGGTTTTTCTAAACCAGGCCGGCAGCCGTGTCACTGTTAGTGTGGAGAACCCGAGGGATGACATTGCTCAAGCGGAAGTACAGGCTGCTATGGATACCATTATCGCTAAAAATATCTTAACTACTTCCGGCGGTGACCTGGTTTCTGTTGACAGTGCACGAATTGTGGATGTAACTACTACTGATATAATTTCTAACGCTTAG
- a CDS encoding thermonuclease family protein, whose translation MLRRKILILLVILAFILAGCAAASVTEPEPEKAQEIQEDSSSSKTGQQENQKRVKVTVTRVVDGDTVEVLLNGKEEDVRLIGVDTPETKRPTKPVEPYGPEASAFTKKNLEGKEVYLEFDTQQRDNYGRLLCYLYLEDGTFFNADLIRQGYALVLTVPPNVRHSDMFVQLQREARENQRGLWGLETDSTQEKQETAYIGSSSSKKLHRPECVWGQKIADHNKVLFKSREEALDQGYVLCKVCGGRNKL comes from the coding sequence ATGTTAAGAAGAAAAATACTGATTCTACTGGTTATACTGGCTTTTATCTTGGCTGGCTGTGCAGCTGCGAGTGTTACCGAACCTGAACCGGAAAAGGCTCAGGAGATTCAGGAGGACAGCAGTTCAAGTAAAACCGGTCAACAAGAAAACCAAAAACGGGTTAAAGTAACAGTAACCCGTGTAGTTGACGGGGATACGGTGGAAGTACTTTTAAACGGTAAAGAGGAAGACGTGCGCCTGATTGGAGTGGATACACCGGAAACTAAACGCCCGACCAAGCCGGTAGAACCCTACGGGCCGGAGGCCTCAGCCTTTACTAAAAAGAACCTGGAAGGAAAAGAGGTATACCTGGAGTTTGATACCCAGCAGCGAGATAACTATGGACGATTACTGTGCTATCTTTATCTTGAGGACGGTACCTTTTTTAACGCGGATCTGATTCGCCAGGGTTATGCCTTGGTACTGACTGTCCCGCCAAATGTGCGGCACTCAGATATGTTTGTGCAGCTGCAGCGGGAGGCCCGGGAAAATCAGCGCGGCCTGTGGGGTTTAGAAACGGATAGTACTCAGGAAAAACAAGAAACAGCTTATATCGGTAGCAGCAGTAGTAAAAAGCTCCACCGGCCTGAATGTGTATGGGGGCAAAAAATTGCCGATCACAATAAGGTGTTATTTAAAAGCAGGGAGGAAGCTTTGGACCAGGGGTATGTTCTATGTAAGGTGTGCGGGGGCCGTAATAAGCTATAA